In Trichomycterus rosablanca isolate fTriRos1 chromosome 2, fTriRos1.hap1, whole genome shotgun sequence, the genomic window AAAATAGCAATATATACTGACATGCCAAAAGTCTTGGTACAGGAACTAGTATCATGTTAGGTACCCCTTTAGCCTGGCTAAGCGCAGCAGGCATTGGTTCCACAGGTGGACGGAAATATCTGGAGGGGTGTTGACCCGTGCCATCGGGATAGCCACCCACAGGTCAGTGGTATTTGTAGGTGCAGGATCTCTGGTCCCTCTATGACATATTCCCAGTACATGTGACACTGGATTAAGGGATGTTAAATGTCCCACCCGTCTGGTACCCACAATCATCGCCTTGCCATGAGCACACTGGCCTTACTCACAAGATAATACCTCACAACTTATATAGGTATGGGCATTCCCAAGCCGTCCCCAGGTAACGCCACTTCATGATCAATTTACTGCTATCCCTTGACCTTTAGCATGTCCATGTATGTACAGCAGAGCAGTTGTTGGTAGACATGCGCGGTTGAGTTTGTttgctctttttgtttttggctGTACTGTGTGAGGAATGCTATGTGTACCCGGGTGCAAATAGACACTCCGTTCACCTTTATGTATGTTCTTGCTGTGTAAGCATGTGTCCACCCTCACATTTTAAAACAGGTCTCAACTAATTGGGATTTTCTCCAGGGTGAAGTCAGCCAATCTACCTACTGCATTCATTTTAAATTTGTGtcgtttagcagatgcttttagccTATGTTCTTAGTATTTATTTTACCGAATGCAATACAAGCAACTGAAGGTGAAGGGCTTTGCTCAGAGTGGCTatttggtggtggggcttgaaccaaaaaCCTTTCCATACCTTTTcttactgcatgtctttgggaggtGAGAAGAAATCTCgaacggacatggggagaacgtgcaaaagTCTTCACCAACAGTAAACACAGGCCACTTAGTAGAAAAGTAAATCACAACCAAAGAATCTTATGAGTTAGATTTTTCTGGTATTTAAAAGAATCggtgtttttaaaattatttttaatgttttttataataaacataaacatattaaGTTGTTTAGAACTATCAATAAattgtttttatacatttttgtaatataTACTCAAGAATAAACAAATATCACCAATCtttaataagaataaataaaatactgtactaGTAACTCGCTTTGGAGCCGACTCAGCAAACCGAATCAGCCGAAAAAAGCCGAAAAAAGACGAACAGAGGCGACATATCTAACCATCCCAAATCACACATTGTTTACTTCTCAGTGCACTAGTTACATATATTCACTGTTTTGTAAATCGTATTTTAAGCAGACTGCTGATCTATTATTAAGAATTCAATCCACTGTGTTGCAAATTATATTAAAGGAAGATTGATGTCCTCCAGGACATAAAGAGAACATGTTGCAGGGAATAGGGAGTAGGGATGATGGCTAGATTTGGAACACGACCAGAACTTCGTCGGGGCCTTCAGTAGCGCTGCGGCATTCAAATGACGAAGGTAAAACAAGCGAGCAGGTGAAGAGAAGCTGAAATAAATTAAGTAAGTGTTAAATCTCTATTTGCGaagaaaaacatgtttaaatcaCAAATGTGATGTTTCTTTTTATGCTAGAAAGTGCTTGGCTTGTATAGGCAGAGCTAATAAGCTAGCTGGTAAAGCTAAGCTGTGATAAGTCAGGTAccgttataaatatattattattaaaatttccGATTTGAAATGTAATagaataatttatattaaaacattaattcCTGCATTTTCACAAGTATTTTAGTCTTAAATTTGGTGAAGCATCTTCTATGTTGtttttgcaatgtaatgtatactgcatggtcaaaagtatgtggacaccccttttatttataatgtttggtCATTTCAGCTATTTAAATTGCTATTTAAATCAGGGGCATAAAGTAAACAAATACCTCTATAGATATTGACAGTAGAATGGGTCATATTGGTGTGCTCATGGATTCTCAACAGGCACGTTTCATAAAAGTTCATATTAATTTTGCATTATTGTGACGTACAAACATctgggagcaacaacagctcagcagaGAGGCCAGACAGCAGTGAGGTCACACAAAATGACCTCTGAGTGCTTAGTGGGTGTGGAAATCTCTCCTGTTTTGCATATTTTGGGATTGACTGCAAGCCTGGCCTCACTAATGCTCCTGTggctgaatggaagtaaatacctacagtcatgttccaagattttgtagtgttttCTTAGGTGTACTTAAATGGCTTTCTTTTTTTCGCAGGATGGCAGAGAACGACGTGGACAACGAACTGCTGGACTATGAGGAGGACGAGGTGGACGCGGCAGGAGGTGTGGTGGACGGAGGCCTGGCCGGCGACGGCGGCAACGCGGCCCTGAGGAAAGAGGGGCTGAAGGGATCCTACGTGTCCATCCACTCGTCAGGGTTCAGGGACTTTCTGTTGAAGCCCGAGCTCCTCAGGGCCATCGTGGACTGTGGATTCGAGCATCCGTCTGAGGGTGAGGAGCGCGAGACATGTCTCTACATACGTCCACCTTCATCTTACGTACCCATCCGAACTGCTTGTCTGACCTTCCAGGCTTTGAAACCTCctcaaaaatatattcagtccCTAAAACAAATGATGCAGAGGTGCAAatatgttctttgttttttacagtTCAGCACGAGTGCATTCCTCAGGCCATCTTGGGCATGGATGTGTTATGCCAGGCCAAGTCCGGCATGGGAAAGACGGCCGTCTTTGTCCTGGCTACGCTCCAGCAGATCGAACCCGTGACCGGACAGGTAATGCTCACATCAACCCTGGCCATTCTGTTTTGAAACCTTGCGCATAAAATGAGAGCCCCCCTCTTGCACCCTAACAATTTTATTAGTCTTTAGTATGCATGAATGGCTTTCCACTAGATTgtcaagtgtgtctgtgggaatttgtgtcactCAGCAATGCTAAGATTATCTGATTTATTTGGTCGTTGTTGTTGCCCAGGTGTCAGTGCTGGTAATGTGCCACACCCGGGAGCTGGCATTTCAAATCAGCAAAGAGTACGAGCGCTTCTCCAAGTACATGCCCACTGTCAAGGTAAGGAAATAAGGTGCCAAAAGTCCAATGCCCTATCACTAAGACTATCACGTGACCCCTATAACGTGCATACAGTCATGGACCGCATATTCTCACCCGCCGGTGGTGGTGGAGTCTCGGAGCCCTGGCGCACCACTGGGGTCcggattcgaaccctgatctCTGCGGTGCTATCGGATAGCCGGGCATGATAGGCTGAACCCCTGTGGTGTATTGTTCCAgcattatgtaaataaatattattcaaTATCACACACTAATATCTACACTTTTGTCTTGTGCACTCCCTCGGTGCCCTCTAGGTGGCAGTGTTCTTTGGGGGTTTGCCTATCAAGAAGGATGAGGAAACCCTAAAAAGGGAGAGTCCTCACATCGTGGTGGGGACGCCCGGCCGCATCCTGGCCCTGGCACGCAGCAAGAGCCTCAACCTGCGCCACATCAAGCACTTCATCCTGGACGAGTGTGACAAGATGCTCGAACAGCTGGGTAAGAAGCTTCTAGGAATGAAAGCGCTGTCCAGAAACACCTCAAATTAATCATTAGGTGTGTTTGCACATGCATTTAGCCAAACAGCGAACAtactgtacctaataaagtgctagcTTAGTGTATGTGGCATGTATTCGGATCGTCTACATTTCCACCTTAGTAAAAAATGAAATCATTTGATGAATAATTTCTCACGTCTTTCCTCAGACATGCGGCGTGACGTCCAGGAGATTTTCCGCATGACCCCGCACGAGAAGCAGGTCATGATGTTCAGCGCCACCCTGAGCAAAGAAATCCGCCCGGTCTGCCGAAAGTTCATGCAAGACGTAATTACACCTTCTCTCCTCCTACCACCACGAGCGCTCGTGCCTCTGATCCGCCCGTCGGCAGCAGTCGCCGCCCTAGCTTTAAGAAACGGGTGAAAGTCGGTCAAAGAAAGTAGTCAGAATAGAGGAAGAGACAGTCTGCTGTTCTCTGTTTATCTCAGTATACCAGGCTGCTAGCTAGCAAGGGATCCCTGAAACTGGCAGTGCCACATTCCCAGCTGGTAGTTTGTTCTGCTTAAATTCCTGTCCACAGATGTGCTACTTGAGGCACGTTTCCACCAGAGTTTCAGGAACATGAGGAACCGTGATACAGTTACTTAACAGTGAAGGCCCTGTTATGTGAATTTATGGTCCTGTTAAAACATTAAGCATTGGCATCATATTTTCCACACAAGCAAACATAGATTAGGCTGTAATTATCattgttgtgtttatttttttttattttttaagtctGTGTATATAAACAGCGTttgtttagatagatagatagataataaaaagtattaaagtacaaaagtattagagtacaaagaattaagtgcacaagtaatgttgtacacactatgtaattaaataaatagaataaaaaaagattattatgtcatataataaaaaaaaaactaagaagTATCCTGGCATTAAATATTTAGATGAGATATGTAATGTGATATACTAAGCTGTAGCAGTGTTAAATAACAACAGATATGTAGTATAGTCTTTAGTCTTTATGAACAGAGTGCTAGAACATGCTCCATGGGTCTGTCCTAATAGTGGTTTAGCGTTCGATGATGTCTCGAACTAGTGAATTGTTATACAGCGAGATCGCTGCTGGTGTAAACGATCTCCTGTACCGTTCCTTGTTACAGCGGAGCTATTTAGTAATGCAAAGGACTTAATGACGCCATATGATAATCCATATAAAGGAagagagggttagggttagagggtaGTCGCGATACAAAACCGGGGCAGCAATTCGAACACTCCAGTATCTTTAAAGTCTGATCATTTGATACGTTTCGCTTCCGAGATCATGCTTCTAACATCAGATAgattttttatatatgtttttttaaatagtggGAGGTGTTGGCAGCAGTGCACCCACATTTTCAGGCCAAAGCATTAAAAAGGGCAAACAATTTACCAGTTTCCATTTTCAAATGATTCAGTACAACGAGAATTGGAAACGGCGACTCTGATTTGTTGATCTCCTGCAACAACGATTGCCGACTTGGCCAATCAGTACCCAGTCAGCAATGTCCTATTAAAAAgacagattttttaaatacataaagtTAATTTCATTCGTTTATTTCAATCCAATCGCACCTTTTTTCCTTTcaatgcaaaaatgcaaaaaaaggctttttttaattagttgttttttgcaacaataaaaaactcaATTAATGATGAAAGACTAATGCAGCACTTTTAATGTGCGGAGGTCTCGAGGTGCCTCTTTCCTCCACCTCCCCAAAACCAGCTGTAGATCAACCTCAGCTGATGGTTTCGGAACCTGACATAAAACGATGAAGTAGCTCATATTGGGCGACTCGGATCGTACCTAAATGTTAGATGTAGCCAATTCTTCCTAAAACAAAAGGGCTTCTTGCATTTCGTTTTTATTCCGGAGCGCTTTATGGCTTTCCATTTTCACTGTTACTGTCGGCGCCTCGAGCAGAGCACGATCAATAGGTGGAACGGGATCAGTTGGCGTTATGATACCAGACACACCTCGTCACCtcttccacctcccaaaaccaGCTGTAAACCAACCTCAGCTGACGGCTTTAGAActtgacaaaaaaaaactgtgcagTTTTACTAATGGGCAGCTTTTTTGTTTGCAGCTCATATTAGGCTACTCGCATCGTATGTACATGTTAGATGTAGCCAATTCTCATCAAAACAAAAGTGCTTCTTGCATTTCGTTTTTATTCCGGAGTTCTGTATGGCTTTCCATTTTCACTACTACTGTCGGCGCCTCGAGCAGAGCACGATCAATAGGTGGAACGGGATCAGTTGGTGTTATGATACCAGACACACCTCGTCACCTCTTATGTCCAGCTCTTGGTTTTTGGTTTTGGTTTACAGTCCAGACAAAGGCAGATTTGAGCTTTTCAGTACTAGAAATAGCCTACAATCATTTCTGGGATCACAGCAACACCTTAAAGGACTATTTTGTTTATTGACCAGGTCTTTACTGGAGCCCAGGTTCTTCCAGGACTAACATAACTGAGCTTCCTATGTTTCTGAAATGTTCCTGTGGTGGAAATGTGCCCATAATTAATGTTCTATAAATCAAATAGTTTGTCACACATTTATGATCATGCAGAGCAAAACCTTAATGGCCCGATTTCTGAACATCCAGCTAAACAGACTGAGAGAAGTTTAGACCTCAGAAGGTCATTAGGCGGCTCTATTGGATGCAGGCAGGTTTGTCAGCCTGAAGCTTCGCGCTCACCGAGCCTTCTGCTCTTTCATTAACACCGAGCCCCTGGTGGGGTGGCGCAGGGTTAGTTGGCCGAGCCAATTAAGTAAGACCATGATGCGCACGGCGCTCCGGGAGCTTCGCAGTTCTTATTAAAAACTGCCGCAGTTGCTTTTTTGTGCTGGTGGAAGCGAGAGAAGTGAGCAAAGATGGACTTTTACGTCACAACCTCCGAATTTAAGCACAAGAACAAAGACGACGGGCGAGCGAGCAAGCGAAACCGGCGGCTCCGAGCAGACGGCGAACCTGCCAGGGACgtttattaaaagaaaagtcATGAAGAAGCAAAGTGTCGAATGTTCTGCTGTGGGAAGTTCTCCGTGAAGACCCGACGGCGGTTTAAATCGGCTGGATTTGAAGGCGTCTACGTTTTCCATTCCAGTCAGTCGGCATCTTTATGGAATGAAGACGGGAGCAGCAGATCTGAGCATCCTGATGGACATTAATATACAGAAAAATTATATATTACTCTTTCATAGCTGGTTATTTATGCCAGCCAGAGAATGTAGGATTTATTAGGCGGCCTAATGGGTTACAGATGCTCCGACTTATTTAAGGGctttaaaacaagtaaaacatTTTAGATTTTGGGAAAAGAAAGAATAGCAGGCGCTCGGGTGACATAACGGTAAAGTAAGCTCGCCCACTAACTCTGGGATCCGGGGTTTGAATCCCCTGGGGTGCTATCAGCCTGTCTGGGTCTACATACAGACGCTCGGCCATGTAGTTAATCTGCCAAATCGTGTTTGGTGTCTGCATTTGCATCTTTATTTTTGCCCTAGTGGGGCTTCTGAGGACCTGGGATGGATCCTCACAACACGTTTTACATTTCATTCAGCCTTTGCAGGTTTCCAGTGTGAATTCGGCTTCGTCCCACCTTCCCGAACCATTCAATAGGtgaattggctactctaaatccCCCCCTGGATTGACTGagattaagtgagtgagtgaactgcCGTCTAAATTGTCATTTAGGACTCGTCGTAGTGATGGAAGAGACAGGAATCGGTACAATTGGTCTGTAAAATGTTAGAACTGAGCGACAGGGTCGTTTTTCAGGTTGAATctgatattataataataataatggactTGTTAGGATAGTCTGAGTGTCTCAGGCTGCTGATTCTTCTCAGCAGATCAAATCAGGTTCATCCAGGTAAGTGAAACGATGAGCATTTAACCATGACGTGAACATCGTCGCCAAACGAAATATTTACACTTAAATTAGTCGGTTCATCGTTCACTCGTCGTTAAATGCTCCGCTCTTGAGTAGCTGTGGAGGAAGGTGTGTCGGTGTGAGTGTTTTTAGGCTGTTGTACTTAGTTTTTACTATAGATGATGTAactgtagggatgtaacgatacactctacccgcgatgcgattcacgatacagagttcacgatacgattttttcccgttttttttttttaaactgaaattgaagacaaaccccgaatttggcaaccaggcgtatagcgccagtgacgtcaatcAGGCGagattttacatgtcaaatcgatttgaatcgtggaattttttaatcggttattaaccgtcttgtggtgaatcgttacatccgtAAGTTATCGTAGTGTTTTTCAGCCTCACCTACCATGGATAGCGTTCGGTTTTATGGACCTGGCCTGAGGGAGGTGGTTGCACCCTAGAGTGcttagtgtggctctccgtgcagaCTCCACCGCTGACTGGTCAAACTGTACGAATATCAGAGGACGCCCTATGCCGCCTGTTTTCATTTACTGTGTTCAGTGTGAACAGGAACTTAACAgcttcccaatctagtcatatccaattccccactGTGAAACCGCTCTCTTGAACAgcccctgatctgatcaaggagagctggatctcctaccccccccccccccccccccccttcctcgaAACGTGTCCATTGGGTTTCCACACGTAGCTGTATAGCGTACGGAGAGCCGCACTAAGCATCATGTGACCAGTCCCGGTGATCACATATCACAGCGGTTTTCTGAATACGGTCTTCGAGAGAAACTTAGAACATAGATTAGGATTAGAAAAGGCATACCCTGCTCTCCcccaggcacagccaattgcatttgtgtggatgcctggccaggtcgGTGGGTCAACGTCTTTTATTACGCTACAGGAATGGTAGATGGTTGAAAAATGTTGTAGCATTCGTTCTGTTTGTTGGAGAtgtgatgtacagtgtgtgtgtgtgtgtgtgtgtgtgtatgggatgggatgggaggGGAGGGTTATTCTAACCCCCgtcccttctctctctctctctttctcttctttctgttgtttatctgcaccTCTGTCTGCTCCCCTTCCTTCCTGAAACCCTCAAACCTACCGTTAACTCGCTAACCACGTTACGCTGCTAACACCCCACCACGCCCTCAAACCCTTCACACACCCCTCTCCCCTCCTCGCCCGCCCCGTGGTCGTCCAGCCGATGGAGATATTCGTGGACGACGAGACCAAGCTGACCCTGCACGGCCTGCAGCAGTACTACGTCAAGCTGAAGGACAACGAGAAGAACCGGAAGCTCTTCGACCTGCTGGACGTCTTAGAATTCAACCAGGTATCTCGGACACATGTCGAGCTCTCAGAGTGGGtttggttattccacacagatgcagattcgtctcatattggCACTGTAAACGGTTGTAGGTGGTGATCTTCGTGAAGTCGGTGCAGCGGTGTATCGCCCTGGCCCAGCTGCTGGTGGAGCAGAACTTCCCGGCCATCGCCATCCACAGAGCCATGCCCCAGGACGAGAGGTCTGACACGCGTGTCCTACGCCGACGCTAACTCTTTATTTAACGCTTTTGTATCCGCCTCATCTTAACCAGTCTGTCGCTGTGATTGGTACCCGCAGACTCGCTCGGTATCAGCAGTTCAAGGACTTTCAGAGGCGGATCCTGGTGGCCACCAACCTGTTCGGCCGAGGAATGGACATCGAGAGGGTCAACATTGCCTTCAACTACGACATGCCCGAGGATTCGGATACGTACCTGCACAGGGTGGCTCATCATTTTGCTTAATCCATtgcatcagccataacattaaaaccacctccttgtttctacactcactgtccattttatcagctccacttaccatatagaagcactttgtagttctacaattactgactgtagtccatctgtttctttacatgctgtgttagccccctttcatgctgttcttcagtggtcaggaccaccacagagcaggtattatttaggtggtggatcattctcagcactgcagtgacactgacatggtggtggtgtgttagtgtgtgttgtgctggtatgagtggatcagacacagcagcgctgctggagtttttaaacatctcactgtcactgctggactgagaatagtccaccaaccaaaaatatccggccaacagcgccccgtgggcagcgtcctctgaccactgatgaaggtctagaagatgaccgactcaaacagcagcaatagatgagtgatcgtctctgactttacatctacaaggtggacaaactaggtaggagtgtctaatagagtggacagtgagtggacacagtatttaaaacctccagcagcgctgctgtgtctgatccactcataccagcacaacacacactaacactccactaaataatacctgctctgtggtggtcctgtgggggtcctgacgattggagaacagggtgaaagcaggctaacaaagcatgcagaaaaacagatggactacagtcagtaattgtagaactacaaagtgcttctatatggtaagtggagctgataaaatggacagtgagtgtagaaacaaggaggtggttttaatgttatgtttaatTTTATCTGGATAATATTACAGATTGTCTCAGTGTTTGGGTTTTAACGCTCTGAATGTTCTCAGGTCGCCCGAGCGGGCAGGTTCGGCACAAAGGGTTTGGCCATCACGTTCGTGTCGGACGAAAACGATGCCCGGACTCTGAACGATGTCCAGGACAGGTTCGAAGtgaacatcagtgagcttcccGAGGAGATCGACATCTCATCATACAGTAAGTCCTGACCTACCTGCTCACGATCGGCCAAAGTACAACAGTGAAAGACAAAGTCTACATGTGCGCAATACATTCAAAGAAACTCTCACACCAGATCATACAGAAATAATCATTAATTTCTTTAATAATATAAGGCTGAAAACGATATGACAACATGGTGTTATAAAAACAATCAAATTAATGGGTGTTTTGGGAATTTGGCTCGACTCATGCACGGCTTCGTTTCCATTGATCAGCGTTTGCTTAAGGTCTTGAGGTGCTTTTATTCTGACCACATGAAGCAGTTTGTGTGAAGTAGTGAATAATACACAGTgcttgtggttttaaataaaggcctg contains:
- the ddx39b gene encoding DEAD (Asp-Glu-Ala-Asp) box polypeptide 39B, coding for MAENDVDNELLDYEEDEVDAAGGVVDGGLAGDGGNAALRKEGLKGSYVSIHSSGFRDFLLKPELLRAIVDCGFEHPSEVQHECIPQAILGMDVLCQAKSGMGKTAVFVLATLQQIEPVTGQVSVLVMCHTRELAFQISKEYERFSKYMPTVKVAVFFGGLPIKKDEETLKRESPHIVVGTPGRILALARSKSLNLRHIKHFILDECDKMLEQLDMRRDVQEIFRMTPHEKQVMMFSATLSKEIRPVCRKFMQDPMEIFVDDETKLTLHGLQQYYVKLKDNEKNRKLFDLLDVLEFNQVVIFVKSVQRCIALAQLLVEQNFPAIAIHRAMPQDERLARYQQFKDFQRRILVATNLFGRGMDIERVNIAFNYDMPEDSDTYLHRVARAGRFGTKGLAITFVSDENDARTLNDVQDRFEVNISELPEEIDISSYSKS